Part of the Usitatibacter palustris genome, CGACCGGGCCAACGAGCGCGGCATTCCCTTCCGTGAACTCGCCGAATCGATGGCCGCCGCGTTCAACGAGGATTGCGCGCGCCTGAAGTTGCTGGCGCCCGACCGCGAGCCGCGCGCGACGAAGTACGTGGACGCAATGCTGGGGCTCATCGAGACCCTCGAGACGAAGGGCCTCGCGTATCGCGCGCCCAACGGCGACGTGTACTTCTCGGTTCGCGATTTCCCCGGCTACGGCAAGCTCTCGCGCCGCAACCTGGATGACCTGCGCGCGGGCGAGCGCGTTGCGGTCGAGACCGCCAAGAAGGACCCGCTCGACTTCGCACTGTGGAAGTCCGCGAAGCCCGGTGAGCCCTCGTGGAGCTCGAAGTACGGCGACGGCCGCCCCGGCTGGCACATCGAATGCTCGGCGATGGCGGCGGCGGAGCTGGGCACGCCCGTGGATCTCCACGGCGGCGCGGTGGACCTCACCTTCCCGCACCACGAGAACGAAATCGCGCAGAGCGAAGGCGCGGGGCACACACCCTTCACCCGCTGCTGGATGCACGGCGCGTTCCTCAACATGGACAGCGAGAAGATGTCCAAGTCGCTGGGCAACTTCTTCACGCTGCGCGAGATCCTCGCGAAGTTGGATCCCGTTCGCGGCGGCGAGACCGTGCGGTTCTTCCTGCTGCGCGGCCACTACCGCAGCGAGATCAACTACACGTGGGAGACGCTCGAGGACGCGGGCAACACGCTCCTCGGTTTCTACACGGCGCTGCGCGAAGTCGCCCCGGCCAATGCGCCGATCGACTGGTCGCATCCGCTCGCGGCGCGCTTCCGCGCGGCGATGAGCGACGACTTCGACACGCCCGTCGCGTTCGCCGTGCTGCACGAGCTGCGTGGCGAAGTGAATCGCACGAAGTCGGCCGAAGCGGCGGGGCTGCTGAAGGCATTGGGCGCAACGCTGGGGTTCTTCCAGACCGACCCGGACGCGTTCCTGAAGGGCGGCGTGGAACTCGATGTGGAAGCGAAGATCGCCGAGCGCAAGGCAGCCAAGGCGGCGAAGGATTTCGGCCGGGCCGACGCGATTCGCAAGGAGCTCGAAGCCGCCGGCGTCATCCTCGAGGACAAGCCCGGCGGCAACACCGAGTGGCGGCGGCGGTAGGGCAGGTCAACGTCAAAGGCAGAAAGAATCCGCAGATAAACGCGGATAAACGCAGATAAGAGCTTGGTGGGTTGATGCCAAGAATTGCGGGCACGTTCTACTGACGGAGCCGCAACTCACAAGCCGTTATCTGCGTTTATCCGCGTTTATCTGCGGATTCTTTCTGCCTTTCTCTTGCCTTTCTCTTGCCTTTCGTATCTCGCGCTAGCGGACGAACTTCTTGTCTTTCGAGATGATCGTCAGGTCGACGAACGTCGAGGCGTTGTGGCGATCGGGGGCGAAGGCGATCTTGAAGCCGCCCGCATCCCACGGGCTCATCGACTCCATCGCCTTGGTGAAGCTATCGCGATCGAGCTTCTTGCCGGCGCGGCGAATGCCTTCGACTGTGACCTTGGCGGCGATATAGCCCTCGAGCGTGCCGTAGCCCGGCTCACCCGCCTTGGCTTCCGCCAGCAACGCCTGGTATTCCTTCACGACCGGGATCGAGGCGTCCCAGGGGAACGGGACGACCTGCGAGATCTGGACGCCGCGGCCTTCCTTGTCGAGCTCGGCGGCGAGCGCCTTGCTGCCCACGAAGGAGACGTTCCAGAACGTGGGGTTGGAGCCCGCCGCCTTCATGCCCTTGATGAAGGCCGCGCACGACTTGTACGCCGAGATCATGATCACGGCCTGCGGGTTGCCTTTGCGGATCTCGGCAATGGACTTCGCCACGTCGACGGTGTTGCGTTCCACCGTGCCGCGCGCCGTGAGCTCCATGTTGCGTTTCTTCATCGCGCGCTCGACGCCCGCGAGGCCGGCCTGACCGTAGCCGTCGTTCTGGTAGAAGATCGCGATGTTGTTCACGCTCATCGCGGTCAGGTGCTGAACGATGGCTTCCGTCTCGTCGAAGTAGCTCGCGCGGACGTTGAAGATGTTGCGGTTGAACGGCGCGCGCAGCGACTCGGCACCCGTGAACGCGCCGATGAAGGGCACCTTGGCCTCGGTGAACAGCGGCAGCACCGCGTTGCTCGTGGGCGTGCCCACGTAGCCGAAGAGCGCGAAGACCTTCTCCTCATTGATGAATTTCTTGGTGTTCTCGACCGCGCGCGGCGGCTCGTAGCCGTCGTCGAGGGTCTTGAGGACGATCTTCCGGCCGTTGATACCGCCCCGGCTGTTCACGAAGTTGAAGTAGAGGTTCGCACCGGTCTGCATGTCCTTGCCGAGCTCAGCGGCAGGCCCGGTCAGGGCGACCGATTGGCCAAGGACGATCGTGGATTCGGTGACGCCCTGGGCGGCGGCGAGCGTGGCGACCAGGAAACTAAGGGTTGCGAGGGCGATTCGGGACATGGCTCGGTCTCCTTCTGGGAAGACATCTTTGTGTACGCGGGAACATATCTGGCTTTCCTGTTCCGGTATGTGATGCAGTTAACCAATTTTTGCTTGAAAGTACAAGGGCTTACTACAAAAGCAACAAAAATGAAATGCAGGCGCAGGCGAGTAGGCGGAGGATGGATGCAAAGCAAAAACAAACCGCGCCTACCTAAACACTTCCCTCGGAGGGGAAATATGAAAGCCATTTCCACGCAGGCACGCGTGGCCGTCTTCGCTTTCGCTATAACGGCCGCATCCACGTCTTTCGTTGTCCACGCCCAGGAGAAGATCCTCATCGGCCAATCGGCCCCGCTTTCGGGTCCCGTTGCCGACGTCGGCCGCGACATCCGCGACGGCGCGCTCGCCTACTTCGCCAAGGTGAACGCAGCCGGCGGCATCAATGGCCGCAAGATCGAGATGATCACGCTCGACGACGTGAGCGACCGCAAGCGCGCGGGCGCGAACGCGAAGATGCTCATCGAAGAGAAGAAGGTCTCGCTCCTCTATGGCTTTGCCTCCGCGACGTTGAGCCTCGACGCGATTCCCATCGCCGAAGCCAACGGGATGGCGATCTTTGCCCCGTTCTCGGGTTCGCTCGCGATTCGCGACAAGAAGTCGGTCTACACGGTCCGCGCATCCTATGGCGACGAAATCTCGCGCATCGTGGCGCACTGGTCCGTGTTCGGCGCGACGAAGATGGCCGTCATCCACTACGACGACGAAGTGGGCAAGGTGAACTACACCACCGTCGCGGACCTGCTCAAGGCCCACGGCCAGACGCCGCACCGGGTCTCGGTGAAGCGCGGCGCCAAGGTGGACCCGAAGGTGTTCGAGGACCTGTTTGCCTACGGTCCGCAGGTGATCATCGCCACGACGCAATTTCCTCCGGTGCTCGAGCTCATCGACGCGATGGCGAAATCGAGCAAGTCATTCCCGATTTCGGCGCTGTCGTTCGTGAATCCCGATGAGCTCGCGGGCTCGAAGGCCGCGAAGGGCACCAACGTCACCCAGGTGGTCCCGAACCCGCGCACGACGTCGGTGCCTATCGTGAAGGAATGCGGCGAAGTGATGGCGGCCGCGAAGGTCGAGCTCAACTACACGACGCTCGAGAGCTGCATCGCCGCCAAGGTGCTCGTCGAAGGCCTGCGCAAGGCGCGCGGCACGTCACCCAAGGAAGTCGTCGCCGGCCTGCAGAAGATCGGCAAGTACGACACCGGCGGGTTCGTGGTGAACATCTCGGATACGTCGCAGCACGGCAGCAACTGGACGGATCTGTCGATCCTGTCGCGCGGCGGCACGTACCGCAACTGAAGACGCAAGGGGCGGGCGTTCAGCCCGCGAAGAAGGCCCGCACCTTGTCCATGAACGACTTCGCGCGAGGGCTGTGGCGATCGCCGTCCTTGCGGTTGATCTCCTCGAACTCGCGCAGGATTTCCTTCTGGCGGTCGGTGAGCTTCACCGGCGTCTCGACCACGATCTCGCACAGGAGATCGCCCGGGTAGCTCGAGCGCACGCCCTTGATCCCCTTGCCGCGCAGCCGGAAGACCTGGCCGGTCTGCGTCTCCGCGGGAATCTTGATCTTCGCGTGGCCGTCGAGCGTCGGGATCTCCACTTCGCCGCCGAGCGCGGACATGCCGAAGCTCACCGGCATCTCGCAATGCAGGTCGTCGCCGTCGCGCTGGAAGACCCCGTGCTCCTGGAGGTGGATCACGACGTAGAGGTCGCCCGACGGTCCGCCGTTCACGCCCGCTTCACCTTCGCCGGCGAGGCGGATGCGATCGCCCTCGTCGATGCCCGCGGGAATCTTCACCTGCAGGGTCTTGTGCTTCTTCAGGCGTCCCGCGCCGCGGCAGGCGGTGCAGGGGTCCGTGATCATGCGGCCGGTGCCGTGGCACGTGGGGCAGGTCTGCTGGATCGAGAAGAAACCCTGCGAGACGCGCACCGAGCCCTGGCCGTTGCACGACGTGCACGTCTTGGGCTGCGTGCCGGGCTTCGCACCCGAGCCGTGGCAGGTTTCGCATTCCTCCATCGCCGGAATGCGGATCTTGGTCTCGGTGCCGCGCGCGGCTTGTTCGAGCGAGATCTCGAGGTTGTAGCGGAGATCCGCGCCGCGATAGACGTTGGAACGCGGACCGCCCGCGCGGCCGCCGAAGATGTCGCCAAAGATGTCGCCGAATGCTTCGGCGAAGCCGCCGAAGCCCGCCTCACCCGGCCCCGGACCGCCGCCCATCTGCTGGCTCACGCCGGCGTGCCCGTAGGCGTCGTAGGCACGGCGCTTCTCGGCTTCCGAGAGGATCTCGTAGGCTTCCTTCGCTTCCTTGAACTTCTCTTCCGAATCCTTGCTGTCGGGATTGCGGTCGGGGTGGAACTTCATCGCGAGCTTGCGATAGGCCTTCTTGATGTCCTCGTCGGAGGCATCCTTGTTCACGCCGAG contains:
- the cysS gene encoding cysteine--tRNA ligase; the encoded protein is MSELTIYNTLTRAKERFVPHVAGKAGLYVCGPTVYDYIHIGNARTFTTFDMVARWLRTVGLDVTYVRNVTDIDDKIIDRANERGIPFRELAESMAAAFNEDCARLKLLAPDREPRATKYVDAMLGLIETLETKGLAYRAPNGDVYFSVRDFPGYGKLSRRNLDDLRAGERVAVETAKKDPLDFALWKSAKPGEPSWSSKYGDGRPGWHIECSAMAAAELGTPVDLHGGAVDLTFPHHENEIAQSEGAGHTPFTRCWMHGAFLNMDSEKMSKSLGNFFTLREILAKLDPVRGGETVRFFLLRGHYRSEINYTWETLEDAGNTLLGFYTALREVAPANAPIDWSHPLAARFRAAMSDDFDTPVAFAVLHELRGEVNRTKSAEAAGLLKALGATLGFFQTDPDAFLKGGVELDVEAKIAERKAAKAAKDFGRADAIRKELEAAGVILEDKPGGNTEWRRR
- a CDS encoding ABC transporter substrate-binding protein encodes the protein MSRIALATLSFLVATLAAAQGVTESTIVLGQSVALTGPAAELGKDMQTGANLYFNFVNSRGGINGRKIVLKTLDDGYEPPRAVENTKKFINEEKVFALFGYVGTPTSNAVLPLFTEAKVPFIGAFTGAESLRAPFNRNIFNVRASYFDETEAIVQHLTAMSVNNIAIFYQNDGYGQAGLAGVERAMKKRNMELTARGTVERNTVDVAKSIAEIRKGNPQAVIMISAYKSCAAFIKGMKAAGSNPTFWNVSFVGSKALAAELDKEGRGVQISQVVPFPWDASIPVVKEYQALLAEAKAGEPGYGTLEGYIAAKVTVEGIRRAGKKLDRDSFTKAMESMSPWDAGGFKIAFAPDRHNASTFVDLTIISKDKKFVR
- a CDS encoding ABC transporter substrate-binding protein, translating into MKAISTQARVAVFAFAITAASTSFVVHAQEKILIGQSAPLSGPVADVGRDIRDGALAYFAKVNAAGGINGRKIEMITLDDVSDRKRAGANAKMLIEEKKVSLLYGFASATLSLDAIPIAEANGMAIFAPFSGSLAIRDKKSVYTVRASYGDEISRIVAHWSVFGATKMAVIHYDDEVGKVNYTTVADLLKAHGQTPHRVSVKRGAKVDPKVFEDLFAYGPQVIIATTQFPPVLELIDAMAKSSKSFPISALSFVNPDELAGSKAAKGTNVTQVVPNPRTTSVPIVKECGEVMAAAKVELNYTTLESCIAAKVLVEGLRKARGTSPKEVVAGLQKIGKYDTGGFVVNISDTSQHGSNWTDLSILSRGGTYRN
- the dnaJ gene encoding molecular chaperone DnaJ, translated to MAQKRDYYEVLGVNKDASDEDIKKAYRKLAMKFHPDRNPDSKDSEEKFKEAKEAYEILSEAEKRRAYDAYGHAGVSQQMGGGPGPGEAGFGGFAEAFGDIFGDIFGGRAGGPRSNVYRGADLRYNLEISLEQAARGTETKIRIPAMEECETCHGSGAKPGTQPKTCTSCNGQGSVRVSQGFFSIQQTCPTCHGTGRMITDPCTACRGAGRLKKHKTLQVKIPAGIDEGDRIRLAGEGEAGVNGGPSGDLYVVIHLQEHGVFQRDGDDLHCEMPVSFGMSALGGEVEIPTLDGHAKIKIPAETQTGQVFRLRGKGIKGVRSSYPGDLLCEIVVETPVKLTDRQKEILREFEEINRKDGDRHSPRAKSFMDKVRAFFAG